TTTGTTCGTCATACTTCATCTGAAATGATCAATTACACTGATGATACCTGTAACACACTGATATTATTATGCTTCTTCATTGattgtcatcacacacacaacacttcaCAGTTTGGCCCAATTTTACACACAATATTTTCCgagacagtttaaaaaaacaaaaaatactatTCTGAAGTGTGCTTGTTCGTTTATGTTGAGCAGAACGGGTTAGCGGGTAGCGCCACCCGAGCCCTCTGCACAGTCGTGTGCGTGGACCGCTGCTGTTCAGGCGTTTGGGCAAGAAGAACCGGGGGGTCGTTGCTGCCCGGAGCGGAGTCCGTGCCGGGATCGGCGACGGTGGCCGGCTGACGCGGAGGTGccggaggggggaaaagtggCGACTGGAGGATGTCAGCGTAGTGCTGGCTGGGCTTGGTCTCCCGCTGAAGGACTTTCCTCAGCAGGGGTTTCAACAGCCCGATGGTCAGCTGGCTGCCGCGGGGGTCTGCAAagggagcaggggagggggaggtcgTAGTGGAcatggagaaggaggaggtggagggaggggtgttTGGGGAGGGCAGGCTCTTCAGCACCAAGTTGAGTATGGTGGTGACAGTGAGGTCCTCGGGGCACAGGGTCCACAAGAGGTCCAGGTATGGGTCCAGGTCTCTGTGGTGGGCCACCTCACACAGCAGAGTAGTGAAGATCTCCTTGTTGAGCAGCGGACTCTGTTTGCAGAACTTGTGGGCCACCTGGCTAACCCGCCCCCAATCCTGCTGGGCCATGAGGACCCTCATCGCCTGCAGGATGGCGTTCGGCCGCCCGctgaccagcagcagctccacctccaggtCCAGGTGCTGGTCTCCGTCCGAGCTCAGGCCGGACAAGACGCACAGGGCCCGTTTGTAGAGCGGCACGTGGTTCTCCCCGCCCTCCCCGCCTCGCCCGCCGGAGAagctccaggaggaggaggccagacTCAGGCCCAGACCGACcgagccctgctgctgctgggccagCTCCAGGAACAGGGGCAGCCAGCTGGGCTGGAAGTGGAAAACGGAGTGGCAGAGGAGTTCAAACACGGGCAGGGCGGCTGGGGAGGCGGAGTTGGGGCATTTGGCTTTACAGTTGGCTATGCGGTCGCCTTTAAGGCCGCGATTGTGTTTCGGCACGCCGCTTGATAATGGCCGGTGGGAGGCTGAGGCGGGACCGAGGACAGTTTTCCACACATCGGTTGGCGCGCTGCTGGACAGAGAGCCCTCCCCGTTGTGGTGCAGCTGGAGGGCAGCCTGCGCCGCGCGCCAGGCCTGGCAGGGGAAGATGCCGAAGATGGAGTTGAGGTAAGACAGAGCCTCTTTATCCAGCTCCGAGGACGACAGCAGTCTGACTACTTCTTTCTCTACTAGACTCTCACACACGGCCTCCACCTCTTTCACGCTGCCCCTCACCAAACTccccttcagctcctccagagaGACCAGGGCCTTCAGCTCGGCCTCCAGCGAGCCCATTAGCTTGTCTTGCCCCGCCACGCATCCACCCCCACCGTTCTGGGCCGGCTCGTCTCCCTTCTGCCTCGACCCTGCGCTGATGTAGTTCCTGAGGATGGAGGCCAAAGAGATGGGCGCCTGGAACCTGCCGCCTTTCTTCAGCGTGTCGACGGTGAGCTGGGTGCTGCTCAGGCTCCTCTGCTGGTAGTATGTACAGGCCTCCTCAAAGACGGCCTCCACCAGCAGGGCCCTGGGATGGACACACTCCACTGCGCCGTTGTCGGAGGGTTTCATCTTAGAGTTGGAGTCCGTCTCCCTGCTCACCACCACAAAGAGTCCGGCGTCCGTTAGCAGGTGCGGCGTCTGTCTCTCGGCCCGGTTGGCGTACAACAACGCCTCCCTCTTCAGCACaatcttctccagctccttgcCGCACTTCACGTCGATGAGATGCAGGTTCTGCCCCACCAGCAGCGCCAGGGTGTCCTGGTACACGCACAGGCTAGTGTGGGTGCCGTACTTGGCCGCGCAGTTGTCCGCCTGCTTGTACACCTGCCGCAGCGTCCCGTCCTTCTGCAGGAGACACAGCCAGCCCgtgctgagcagcagcagcaggcctccGCAGGCCGCGGGCGCAAAGTCGTAGATCTCGGGGGGGTCGAGCGTCGACAGATACCCGAGGGAGTCCGTCACCAGCCGCTTGAAGTCGGACTCTTTGGCGGAGAGCTTCTTCAGGGGGGTGCTCCTGCACGTCGTGCTGATCCTGAAGGAGTCGTGGAGGGGGGACCAGGAGACGAAGAACTTGGAGATGCTCAGCAGCGGCTTCGCCCTGGAGTCGGGGAGCAGGTGCACACAGTCCCCCGAGCTGACCACGGCGAACCTGGGATTGTTGTGGAGGGCGATCTTCACCCCCCCCAGGCCCAcggccccctcctccacctggaAGTCGCGCCGGCAGACGCAGAACCTCAGCTTGTTCCTGGTGGAGCCGAGGGCCGGGGAGCTCTCGGACGGCGGCCGCTCCTCGCACCAGATGATGAGGTTGGCGCAGCAGCACACGGACACCACGCGGGCGCGGGGGCTGTTGCACAGGTCCGACGTCTGCAGCAGGCGCCAGCCGGCCTTGCCCTCCCCGAATTTCCAGAACTCCGCTTTTCCGTTTTCGTACACCACCGCCACGGCGGCCGTgtctccgccgccgccgttgttgttgttgttgtggtggtggtggtggtccaGGTAGAGAATGTCCACGATGGGCACGGTCCGCGTCAGCCGCAGGCCCGGCCCCTTCTGGCCGCGCACCGGCTGCGCTCTGTCGTACTTGTCCAGAGTCACCAGAGTCACGAGACCGGCTCGAGGCTGTCGCAGGAGGACATGGACGTGGCGACCGTCGGGGCTCAGGCGGACTTCCGACAGACCGACGCTCGCCGCTTCGAGTGTCTCCGTCAGCTCTTCGCTGCCGCTGTAGTCCCCGAAGTCCGACAGCTGCTCCAACACCAGTCGCGCCAtggcccccctcctcctcctcctcctcctcctcctcccccgcgtTCGTAACGAACCTGTCGCAACGCACCAACTGTAGCCTCGCTTCGCTTCTGTGAGCTCCGCAGAAGCTAACTGCACGGCATCCCGTTAGGTCCGGAGCGAGGCGGCTTCATCACGCCCGAGGGCTGCATCCAGCGGCAGCCTGGGGCTCCGGCAACAGCGCGTCTGTGGGCGACATTGGAGGCGAACTGTCCACGATAGCACCGCCGAATACGTTCAATTCGTCTTCGTAAAAGCCGAAACGCACCGCAGTCGTCCCGACGTTACGCGAGCAACTGCCCTGACATCACGGGGTTGTTCATTTCCGGATACCGAGCGTCTCAGCGTAAGGGGGAGGAGCGGCCCGGCGACGCACAGGCTGACAAAGATTGTGTACAGGCGAAAGAGACAAGCAACTCAAGTAGGTCTTCAGTCGTTTAGTTGATCTGAAACGGTAGGTCTTTGAACCGAAGTTACATCTTAACATCTTTGCTTTGATAAAAGAAACAGCTCCAGaagtctgtctatctatctgtctgtctgtctatctatctatctatctatctgtctatctatctatctatctatctatctatctatctatctatctatctatctatctgtctgtctgtctgtctgtctgtctatctatctatctatctatctatctatctatctatctatctatctatctgtctgtctgtctgtctgtctgtctgtctgtctgtctgtctgtctgtctgtctgtctatctatctatctatctatctatctatctatctatctatctatctatctatctatctgtctgtctgtctgtctgtctgtctgtctgtctgtctgtctgtctgtctgtctgtctgtctgtctgtctgtctgtctgtctgtctgtctgtctgtctgcctgcctgtctgtctgtctgtctgtctgtctgtctatatatctgtctgtctgtctgtctgtctacctatctgtctgtctgtctatctatctatctatctacctatctgtctgtctgtctgtctgtctgtctgtctatctgtctgcctgcctgcctgcctgcctgcctgcctgcctgcctgcctgtctgtctgtctgtctgtctgtctgtctgtcggtctgtctgtcggtctgtctgtcggtctgtctgtcggtctgtctatcttattaaatgtaatttcatagaaagaaaaaaacaaaaacaaaaaacaagaaaaaattcAACTCATTGTGACTGCCCTGTGTAGTTCTGCAACCTTGTCAATCTAAAATtgaaaacgacaacaacaaccctaGTATCTGTTGCTGCTTTGAAATCACGTTTAATGGCAAATCAGGGTCTCAAGCGGGTCTATCTCATGAGGTCATCAGTTGTAATTCCAGTCATTTCACTGTGTGGTGTGCTGTTGTTCTGAGTACTAGTGATTTGGTGTACCTTGCTTTGACTAGTTAATGGTTCATCCATACAATGATGCAATCAGGTGTTTCCCCCTCAGTGGACAAATAGTGGAAAACTGAGGAAATATGGGGGAAGATACAATATGTCAATattcagtcacattttttttgtagtattTAGTAAATGCTGGAGTGGATTTATATTGAGCAAGTTACTGAATTTCTTTCAGATCCAGCTTCAGTAGCTATTGATGTCGACCACTGACCTTTGGACTAAAACCAAAAGAGCATGTCGCTTTGTGAATCAATAAAATCTAACcaagtttgttttattctctatgttccttgtgttgtttgagGATAATGCGGAACATAGAATCTAAACTGTAGTTAGGCTCTGTTGACTTTGGACTGAAAAGTTCCTGAACTTGACTTGCAAACAATAACTCTGTAAAATGGGGAACTGTGCTGATTTCCTCCTTTGCCTTGACTGAATACACTTGTAAAGGATGTTGTtgaaggtgacacacacacacacacacacacacacacacacacacacacacacacacacacacacacacacacacacacacacacacggtgtaaATGTAACCACAGACCTAGAGGCAAGAAATGAAACCTACAAAATGTTCCAGTACGTCCTTGTTCATTTTGGCAAGAGGCTATGAAAAGACTGGCTGCTCGTTAATAACTTCAGCAGGGTTACTGTAATACCAACCTGACAACGTGACTCAGTCTAATCAGATTCGGGATTGAGCTTCACACCACAGATGTGGTGGCAGGAGTGTTGAGTGAAAATCTTTGTCAACTGGGCCTGATTGATTCTTGAGAACCTTTGGATATTCAATGTATAAATTAACACTTTTGATAACAAAGCACAAAGGCAGCAGAGTCTGGCACAATTCAACAGACTTAGCGTAAACGGAcgctggagagaggaggagaagacgtgtTATTATCATGGGAATAAAAGGCTATATAATAATTGATTGCCTGCTTTaaaggctctctctctctctctctctctctctctctctctctctctctctctctatatatatatatatatacattgtcaCTGTACTGACATTTACATCCTCAAATTCAGACAAagtcatctgtcatctgtccgACAGTAGTGCACACCACATGGGAATATCATTATGTACATGGAAggtatttatttgaaatatatatttactctTGGCACCATGTTGAGGCTAACTCAAACCAATCTGAGACAgtgtcatttacattttcttctcctACCCTTTATATCCTCTCCTAACGTTTACCCGGCACTCCacgaaaaaaacacttttgtgaTTTGAAAAGTCATGTTCTTCACACCGATCATTACACATGGCCGTGAATTAAAGTGTTAAAGCTCACTGTCGTGATTGGAAAATCCACAGTGATGAAGCTAAGGATAAGAttgcttgtgtgtttgataATAGTCGATGGATTGGCCGACAAGCTTGTGATACCAATAACTTAATCAAATCACGATTGGAAGTTTGTGCCTCACTGACTCTTCAGTCTATGTCTGTGCCACTATCTATGGCACAAGGCTGGAGTTGTTTTCCTTTAGGTTCTCACAGATTTGACCTTTCACTTCCTTAAATGTGGTCTGCTAAATTAATACCACTGGATctgaattgttatttttttgtctgtctagTCTGTGGGTACACGTTACATCCAGGAGGAGGCAGTATTGACCTTCGACCACTGCACGTGGGTGACTTGAGAGCCCAttctgcaaataaaaagaaatggaaacaatTTAAAAGTGCTCGCTTGAGCCGTGGTTGAGCATGGCTGATGTGTtccttcatcatttttttccttttcatctctATACTCCCAGTGAACAGTCGCAATGAATCTAAAGCACCACAGACAACGCTCACtgtgtttttcaatgagaaTCACATGGCCATACCGATCGAGCATCACAAGGCAGACGCCCCCTCTCACCCGTAGTCAACTCGCTGCTCCTGGACTGTTCAAGCTGTCCAGCGAATCagtatttgtttgcatttgctGTTACTGGTGGTGGTAACAGCAAATAGTCCGTATTCATCATGTGTTGGTGGCTGTGAGCGTCCACCGAGAGGTGAAGTGCCTTGAGTAGTTTTTGAGTGGTTTCGAGTGGCTACATTTTGGGATATCAGGTCGTGTTCTGGTCACAAAAGCTGCATCTTTAGCCCCATTCCCCCTCAGATTCATGTGTCGTGTATCTACTTTTCTGTTACTGGCGGAAAGTGGGTCTTACATTGTCTTGGAAATTCCGTTTGACTTATAAGTTCAACTTTCTCTGACCTCAGCAGCGGAACAATAAACCTCAAAGAGTTTCCTTGAGGTCGCTCTTTCAAACCTGGTGCTTCTCTTGCTTACagatttcatatatatatatgtgtatatatatatatatatatatatatatatatatatgggctCATTTCTATTATTGTGCCAGTAAGCACTTTAAtggaggcaggtgtgtgtgtgcgttcatgttttatgttctaTTATTTCTCTTTGTCATTACAGATAAAGTATAAAGATGGAGTATGTTATTCAAACAGTATATTCAAGCCGTGCCGCCTCCAGACAGGCTTGCCTCGGACAGAAAACACCCTCTATTAGGAAGTGTGTTTAGTCTGCTGTGCCTGTAGATAGGAAGATAAAGTGCTTGTCTTGAGACTAGAGGGAGTCGGAGACAGGGGAGATTTCCTTCTTGACTTTTACGGTGCATAAAAGAAAACCAGTGGCTGCAAAACGCTGCCGCTCACGGGTAAAGACGACGGGCACGCTGTCAGCTTTGCGTTCCCCTCAGGAGAGAATTATTTCACTTTGAGCACAattgagaagaaagaaatgcatgcagattaaaagtgtgtgtatgcatggggggaaaacaagatatacagtatctgtgttgGTTTGGAGTTTGAGTGAGATGCGTCCTCTCTGTTTCGGTGTTGTCAAATGAAAGCTGCAGCTGCCTGTCagcctcctgtctcctgtgaGAACAGGCAGACATTACTGTCAGTGTGCTCTGGCTGTTGTAAAGCTGTCATGCGTGCAGGCCCGCAACATACAGTATCTCCCCTTGCTGCTGAAGGCCAGCGTCACTTACGTGGAGTATTATGTCTTGAGATTCGAGGGTCTTTCTTTTGACTCTTCTCAGTGCGGGCGTGCCGTTGCATTTTGTGGTCTGAAGTCATCCATCATTTGTTTCCTCCTGACATGTCGTTCAAAAAACATATCAGAGAAGAACGAGAATAATAGGATCAGAGCTGAAGGTGATGGGACGGCGATGGAGCATTGCTCAGTATCACTGacatctttatttcatttaaataacttcttcttcttcagtctctCTACCAATGAATTCAAATTCTGAAGGTTTTCAATATATTGttgctaaaaagaaaacagagcaacagaccGGAGAGCATTTGCCAAGAAGAcccaaataaataaagtattttgaTATGCTcctgatgaaatattaatgtgtttAATGGATTTGGACCGTTTGAAAATTTTACAACCATGCTGCTCCTTAGAAATCTGTTCAAGAAGTGTTCCCCCTCTTGATTTTTCAACAGCACTCAGCATTCCGTACGACAGAGGCTTGAGAGTGAAATCTTTTCCTCTCCAGTTTCATTTTCTCAGCCTGATTATATTTCTCACATCCGTGCACATATCTCCGCAGCATCACTACAATACTGAGCCCGAAACAGATTTGTACGGAATTCTTGATAGACTTTTGGTgttggagagaggagagatgatgcagagagagggaagctCAGTGGTTCATTAGGAAGACAAACAGTAGATAAATGATCTGACTTTACCTTCAGctggaatgaaatgaaaaagaaaattactttttgGCACAATGTAGAAAGCTGATAGttgacagaaaaagaataaagttgtaataagAATATCCAAGAATAAGTTAAAACCTTGAAATGAAACTGATCTGATGTTCCTCAAATGACATCTCGCAGCCAACAGATATCCCGCCTCATTGGCTGATTGGATATAACAGGCAACAATTTACAATTGGTTGTGCCTCTGCATTTAGCACCGGCTCTTATCTCAGTGATCCATAACACGACTCTGGGCATGAATAGCATTAGCTCTCGCATCGCAATATTAATCGGATTCATGGCCCTTGGATCATTGAGGGATGTGATGATGTTTTGAGAGCCCTTTGTCTCTCTTGTTTGTCTCCCCCCCTTCTGTCCTGTCCTCATAAAAGACCCTCAGAAAGACGCATGCTCGGCTACCGAGGTGTAGTACTGTGTGCGACCACAGATTGGCAGCGTGTGCGGTCGCTCTGAAGTAGAGCCACCGGgtgtgaggtcgaattgtcaaattggcttaggaagtttcctaaaacttgaagtcacccggaagtatttgatcagcagccatgatgagagctgtttggattctctaaatgtatAGAAAAGGCACTTCAATgcttcctctcctatctcctttaCTATAGTGTACACTGGACCCTTTCtgtgcgaaaggaaaggagatatagacgcccccacaattcattgcggcagcgatatttaactttacgcgccatgcacgaacgtaaacgattcaatccgaagaagaagaagtagaagagtatgaacatgacccagaagagacgcacctCATcgtgtaagttactgttacattatgaagcatttacatgtgatgtcacacggtggtgaaacacactgaagaatgctggatggagctgctgcgtttttttgtagtccatttTTCGAAAAATTTCTAGTTTCACCACAGGAGATGCACTTCAGTAAcgtccgccgtcgcgtgatgacgtagtgtAGTGAACGTcaagtcagattctctgagcagcgctgttggcttttcctttcagtcctcctttacacctgtccttgacctcatgacgttttccactgaggtcaaggaatagtaggtAGGAGGGACATTTCGACCTCGCTTACAGTCTATGGGTACAGCGGAGGTTGGTCATGTGAGGATAGAGAGGTCGCGCCATCACCTTTTTCTCTCGCACACAGCATGTGCTGACTGACGTGTTGTAACCATATCCAAAGGGTTTAGAGTAGAGTAAATGTACAaatcctcccccctcctgtgATTGTGACAAGAGAGCTTACCTGGCAATAACTCAACTCCATGTCCCTCCGTGCTTTATAGCTATGGAAACAGGTGTGAGTCACTGCGCTACAGCAGCCGCTTTGGGCGCGCACGTCCTGCTGAAGATGAAAGGGCCGGATTGGGCCTCAGCTCTACTCGATATCCCGTTCATCTCACCTCGCTGCCTCTTCATTAATCAGCATGGCATTGTATCCAGGTCTCCCCTCCGAGTCTGGCGTTAACgctcactctttctctcacagCCTCAGCTTGTGCTTGTCTGTTCTCCTGCTCCCATCTCTCCGGCCCAGGATTGGGTATAATTGCTGTTGAGATAAACCCCGCCACGcaatttcttcttcatttttttttggggtctCTGGAAACATTCGCCTTGCCTCAGCAACACGGAACAGTCAAACCGGTACCAGAGTGGCCTTTGATCAAGCGGAGCATCCCCTCCCCGGCGTTGGCCTAATTTGACTGCCTCCGTATCCGCGTATCCTTGATGCTGTCACTTAAAAGGGCCTCCACCTTGGCTGCTTTCGGAGGAGCATTTGACAACGCCTCTCAGCATGATCAGACCCTCTAAACACAGATgccatgtgcgcgtgtgttacCCACACACACGCCAGTCTACAGGCATGTGAGAGGTTCACATTTGCTCAGCACGCCGCCCGGTGGTTTTTCCTCTGAAGTTTTGCCCCCACACTTTGCGCGTATAGAGAAGCAGTCAGACGAGCGATGAGCTGTGAAAGGATAATGTCGTGCCAGGTCATTAGAACTCGGTGGCATTTGAAATCATCTCTGTGTGCTTTTCAGAAGCTTCCTTTATGTGCCTGTAATCTTTTATAGGCGGTGATGATCGCTCAAACAGATGCATTAACAAAAACATCTGTCTCCCTTGCTCTTGCACTCGCAGGCTGGCTCCTACAGAGAAGGCACTGTCTttgttccctccctccatctctctctctctctctctctctctcgctgatGCTCTTGTTAATTGAACGGTACAGTATATTCTGCTCTTAAACGCCGGCATATGGCACCGTTTTTTTTGCCCGATTCAGCAAGTAAACACTATAGAGGAGATAGTTTATAGTAAGTGCCAACAGGCAGCTGCCGTCAGGATCCGactgaatatgtaaatgaagCGGACACCCTCCAAGCTTTCTGTAATATTTTACAACTTTCGGAGGAAAAGGACTCATGCTCATAAATCCTgggtcatattttttttatagttctcTCCCATCCTCCCTATCAGTAATAAGAACATtgctaaagaaaaagaatcactCGATCAAAGACACAAAGGGTTTTGGGGCTATCTTGGATATTTTAGTCCTGGTTCATTTGGCAACACCATGTAGTTACTGGTGGTGACAGAAAATGCGTCTTAATACTGCGGGTCATACAATTCCCGcggcagcaaaacaaatcatcattgACAATTCAGTGAAGTATTCAGACAATAATTGGTCCTTTTCATCATTCTGCGAGCAAATGCGATCCGATTTCATGCCGCACACGGCAAGAGTCTGACAACCGCGAAAGG
The sequence above is a segment of the Scophthalmus maximus strain ysfricsl-2021 chromosome 10, ASM2237912v1, whole genome shotgun sequence genome. Coding sequences within it:
- the LOC118284233 gene encoding Hermansky-Pudlak syndrome 6 protein; its protein translation is MARLVLEQLSDFGDYSGSEELTETLEAASVGLSEVRLSPDGRHVHVLLRQPRAGLVTLVTLDKYDRAQPVRGQKGPGLRLTRTVPIVDILYLDHHHHHNNNNNGGGGDTAAVAVVYENGKAEFWKFGEGKAGWRLLQTSDLCNSPRARVVSVCCCANLIIWCEERPPSESSPALGSTRNKLRFCVCRRDFQVEEGAVGLGGVKIALHNNPRFAVVSSGDCVHLLPDSRAKPLLSISKFFVSWSPLHDSFRISTTCRSTPLKKLSAKESDFKRLVTDSLGYLSTLDPPEIYDFAPAACGGLLLLLSTGWLCLLQKDGTLRQVYKQADNCAAKYGTHTSLCVYQDTLALLVGQNLHLIDVKCGKELEKIVLKREALLYANRAERQTPHLLTDAGLFVVVSRETDSNSKMKPSDNGAVECVHPRALLVEAVFEEACTYYQQRSLSSTQLTVDTLKKGGRFQAPISLASILRNYISAGSRQKGDEPAQNGGGGCVAGQDKLMGSLEAELKALVSLEELKGSLVRGSVKEVEAVCESLVEKEVVRLLSSSELDKEALSYLNSIFGIFPCQAWRAAQAALQLHHNGEGSLSSSAPTDVWKTVLGPASASHRPLSSGVPKHNRGLKGDRIANCKAKCPNSASPAALPVFELLCHSVFHFQPSWLPLFLELAQQQQGSVGLGLSLASSSWSFSGGRGGEGGENHVPLYKRALCVLSGLSSDGDQHLDLEVELLLVSGRPNAILQAMRVLMAQQDWGRVSQVAHKFCKQSPLLNKEIFTTLLCEVAHHRDLDPYLDLLWTLCPEDLTVTTILNLVLKSLPSPNTPPSTSSFSMSTTTSPSPAPFADPRGSQLTIGLLKPLLRKVLQRETKPSQHYADILQSPLFPPPAPPRQPATVADPGTDSAPGSNDPPVLLAQTPEQQRSTHTTVQRARVALPANPFCST